From the genome of Streptacidiphilus rugosus AM-16, one region includes:
- a CDS encoding cupin domain-containing protein: MSTVEPGATPDWRTEGVRVVPGDALDPNTPQTPGMHRAAAVTQARTGSHKLWAGTVTIHPGARTGAHHHGELESVIYVIRGRARMRWGVNLEFTAEAGAGSFIFVPPFVPHQEINALDDQPLECVVIRSGQEPVVVNLDIAGIAEPETVPWVDPAHPTVG; this comes from the coding sequence ATGAGCACGGTCGAACCGGGCGCGACCCCGGACTGGCGGACAGAGGGCGTGCGGGTCGTTCCGGGCGACGCACTCGACCCGAACACTCCGCAGACGCCGGGGATGCACCGAGCCGCCGCGGTCACCCAGGCGCGAACGGGCTCGCACAAGCTGTGGGCCGGCACGGTCACCATCCACCCAGGGGCGAGGACGGGGGCACACCATCACGGCGAGCTGGAAAGCGTGATCTACGTGATTCGCGGTCGTGCCCGCATGCGGTGGGGGGTGAACCTGGAGTTCACGGCCGAGGCCGGGGCCGGAAGCTTCATCTTCGTCCCACCGTTCGTACCCCACCAGGAGATCAACGCCCTCGACGACCAGCCTCTCGAGTGCGTCGTGATCCGCAGCGGTCAGGAACCCGTCGTGGTCAATCTGGACATCGCCGGGATCGCCGAGCCCGAGACCGTTCCGTGGGTCGATCCCGCCCACCCCACAGTCGGCTGA
- a CDS encoding GNAT family N-acetyltransferase, whose translation MNYFIREYTPADETSWLRCRVLAFLDTSFYDAVVPSKPAIQAPGLELVVVDETGAVVALMDTDIDGDLASIDTVAVHPDHRRRGLGRRLLERTQDWARSAGATTLDAWTRDDAGTLAWYRSMGFAESDHYLHVYAFHYTDPAEPGLAIAQPRPRIRPMLVFGHAPLADEDQLRSEFARVHVDRRFAMPI comes from the coding sequence TTGAACTACTTCATTCGCGAGTACACGCCGGCTGACGAGACCTCCTGGCTCCGCTGCCGGGTGCTCGCTTTCCTGGACACCTCCTTCTACGACGCGGTCGTCCCGTCCAAGCCCGCCATCCAGGCCCCTGGCCTGGAGCTCGTCGTGGTCGACGAGACCGGCGCGGTGGTCGCCCTGATGGACACCGACATTGACGGTGACCTGGCGAGCATCGACACCGTCGCGGTCCACCCCGACCACCGGCGGCGGGGCCTGGGGCGGCGGCTTCTGGAGCGGACCCAGGACTGGGCCCGATCCGCAGGGGCGACCACGCTGGACGCCTGGACCCGGGACGACGCGGGCACCCTCGCCTGGTATCGCTCGATGGGTTTCGCCGAGAGCGACCACTACCTGCACGTCTACGCCTTCCACTACACCGACCCGGCCGAGCCGGGCCTCGCGATCGCCCAGCCCCGGCCCCGAATCCGGCCCATGCTGGTCTTCGGACACGCTCCGCTCGCGGACGAGGACCAGCTGAGGAGCGAGTTCGCCCGGGTCCACGTGGACCGGCGCTTCGCCATGCCGATCTGA
- a CDS encoding DUF6083 domain-containing protein, whose protein sequence is MQIAAAADDSVWRPEDDPDDVAFHEPHRCPDCRAPLTYYTTNFGLSIALEPSDAPAKDIPSRFRWRLHTTTARNSKCVIMLTAVHLGGLEPAPDEPVRPTHRAVCPAPAAREQVFDEQLRDLARSRRRLARPVQDTG, encoded by the coding sequence GTGCAGATTGCCGCGGCTGCCGACGACTCCGTCTGGCGGCCTGAGGACGACCCCGACGACGTTGCCTTCCACGAACCGCACCGGTGCCCCGACTGCCGGGCTCCGCTCACCTACTACACCACCAACTTCGGCCTCAGCATCGCACTGGAACCCTCCGATGCCCCCGCGAAGGACATCCCGTCCCGGTTCCGTTGGCGCCTCCACACCACCACCGCCCGCAACTCCAAATGCGTGATCATGCTCACGGCAGTCCATCTCGGCGGACTCGAACCAGCCCCGGACGAACCGGTGCGCCCCACCCACCGAGCCGTCTGTCCCGCACCCGCCGCCCGCGAGCAGGTCTTCGACGAACAACTCCGCGACCTCGCGCGGTCCCGCCGCCGACTGGCCCGCCCCGTTCAGGACACCGGCTGA
- a CDS encoding transposase produces MPASSRGYDAGTNINGRKRHVVVDRLGLLPAVMVTAAGMPDRDAARPLLQQLRAASTASPWSGRPARAR; encoded by the coding sequence GTGCCCGCCTCAAGCCGCGGCTACGACGCGGGCACGAACATCAACGGCCGCAAGCGGCACGTCGTGGTCGACCGCCTCGGCTTGCTGCCGGCCGTGATGGTCACCGCCGCCGGAATGCCGGACCGGGACGCGGCCAGGCCGCTGCTCCAGCAGCTGCGGGCCGCTTCCACCGCATCACCCTGGTCCGGGCGGCCTGCCCGAGCTCGGTGA
- a CDS encoding RNA polymerase-binding protein RbpA — MAQGSSGIRGSRIGSGPMGESERGDLAPRTAASFWCGNGHRTQLQFAIEAAIPEEWDCPKCGLPAGPDPDNSPGAVSNAPYKTHMAYVRERRSQEDGEILLNEALAKLRGTISVQL, encoded by the coding sequence TTGGCACAGGGCAGCAGCGGTATCAGGGGCTCCCGGATCGGCTCGGGGCCGATGGGGGAGTCTGAGCGTGGAGACCTCGCCCCGCGGACGGCGGCGTCGTTCTGGTGCGGGAACGGCCACCGCACCCAGCTTCAGTTCGCCATCGAAGCCGCGATCCCCGAGGAGTGGGACTGCCCCAAGTGCGGCCTCCCTGCCGGCCCCGACCCCGACAACAGTCCCGGCGCGGTGAGCAACGCCCCGTACAAGACGCACATGGCCTACGTCAGAGAACGCCGCAGCCAGGAGGACGGCGAGATCCTCCTGAACGAGGCGCTGGCCAAGCTGCGCGGAACCATATCGGTCCAATTGTGA
- a CDS encoding lectin → MGHPRQRRRGALTLLAAGVLLATGAVPASAQSRPAGHARPALVTAPASLVNPFIGTSNSADDFPGADAPFGMVQWSPDTPSRPDGGGYEYKDSSITGFSLTHIAGPGCGAAGDIPVLPTVGSVNTSATDGFSHSAESASPGSYAVSLSNGVKTELTATTRSGMARFTFPATAQANLVFKLAGSQNGASNTQFTVVNNNEVSGQVTSGSFCGASNSYTVYFDMVFDQPFTSNGTQAVKATEPPAAGARPGQSQAERQNHPTLHGAPPKKAGTATPQTAAKDGYVTFNTTSTQVVQAKVGISYVSTANAVANRTAENPGWNFTGTANSAQQAWNSLLGRVSVAGGTTAQQTVFYTALYHSLLHPNVISDTNGQYYGFDSKTHVVDSGHGAAYANYSGWDVYRSQAQLEALIDPQAASDTAQSMVDDYAQTGRFPKWSENNGETYVMVGDPADAILADYHAFGATAFDSATALTDMVAEATDANNNRPGLTYLEQLGYLPSDGSYGCCNFYGPASTTLEYDTADFAVSALAGALGDTTNQTAFANRAQDWRNLFHAGTGFIQPRDKSGSWTAGFSATSGSNFVEGDAWQYTPMVPFNVHGLATAMGGNAAMANYLTTDLSSLTGANGYTDLGNEPSLNIPWEYDYIGRPYLTQQVVRQVQDQIWTDSPSGLAGNDDLGEMSSWYVWSALGMYPETPGTSDLALGSPLFTQAVVTLPSGNTLTVNGDNAADNAPYVQSASWNGSAWNSAAAPTGSITSGGTLTFTLGTTANSAWASAASAAPPSYPGAPGYTNTGVSADSASSSADFDGSGYSYSAAALSAAGVNPGSTVSAAGTSFTWPGAAAGQPDNYTANGQTVPISGTGAISFLGSSNNGPSTGTATVDYTDGTSQSMAVSLSDWTLNGGSATPLSGNTTAVTASYRNHAGASTDPVKTYVFATAPVALTSGKTVADVRLPSDTSKGALHIFAIGFTTASAPPTGAIVSGAGSNLCADDNNGAASNGNRVQIWGCNGTAAQQWTVESDGTVRVVGGCLDVASSGTANGTLVQWYTCNGTGAQQWKPGANSSLINPESGKCLDDPGSSTSPGTQLQLYTCNGTGAQNWTLP, encoded by the coding sequence ATGGGACACCCACGTCAGAGGCGCCGGGGCGCCTTAACCCTGCTGGCAGCCGGGGTGCTGCTGGCGACCGGCGCCGTCCCCGCGTCGGCGCAGTCACGGCCGGCGGGTCACGCCCGTCCGGCGCTGGTCACCGCGCCGGCCTCGCTCGTCAACCCGTTCATCGGCACGTCGAACTCCGCCGACGACTTCCCCGGGGCCGATGCGCCGTTCGGCATGGTGCAGTGGAGTCCTGACACTCCGTCCCGGCCGGACGGCGGCGGATACGAGTACAAGGACTCCTCGATCACCGGGTTCAGCCTCACCCACATCGCCGGTCCCGGATGCGGCGCCGCCGGCGACATCCCTGTCCTGCCGACCGTCGGCTCCGTCAACACCAGCGCCACGGACGGGTTCTCCCACTCCGCCGAGTCCGCCTCGCCCGGCTCCTACGCGGTGTCGCTGAGCAACGGCGTCAAGACCGAACTCACCGCCACCACCCGCAGCGGCATGGCGCGCTTCACCTTTCCGGCCACCGCCCAGGCCAATCTCGTCTTCAAACTGGCTGGCAGTCAGAACGGTGCCTCCAACACCCAGTTCACCGTCGTGAACAACAACGAGGTGAGCGGACAGGTCACCAGCGGTTCCTTCTGCGGCGCGAGCAACAGTTACACGGTCTACTTCGACATGGTCTTCGACCAGCCGTTCACTTCCAACGGCACACAAGCCGTCAAAGCCACGGAACCCCCGGCAGCAGGCGCCCGCCCCGGCCAGAGCCAGGCGGAACGGCAGAACCACCCCACCCTCCACGGGGCCCCGCCGAAGAAAGCCGGCACCGCCACCCCGCAGACGGCCGCCAAGGACGGCTACGTCACGTTCAACACCACCAGCACGCAGGTCGTCCAGGCCAAGGTGGGCATCTCCTACGTCTCCACCGCGAACGCGGTGGCCAACCGAACGGCCGAGAATCCCGGATGGAACTTCACCGGGACCGCGAACAGCGCCCAGCAGGCATGGAACTCCCTCCTCGGCCGGGTCTCCGTCGCGGGCGGCACGACCGCTCAGCAGACGGTCTTCTACACCGCGCTGTACCACTCGCTGCTCCACCCCAACGTCATCAGTGACACCAACGGCCAGTACTACGGCTTCGACTCCAAGACCCACGTCGTCGACTCCGGCCACGGCGCCGCCTACGCCAACTACTCCGGCTGGGACGTCTACCGTTCGCAGGCCCAACTCGAGGCGCTGATCGACCCGCAGGCCGCCTCGGACACCGCCCAGTCGATGGTCGACGACTACGCCCAGACCGGCCGGTTCCCCAAGTGGTCCGAGAACAACGGCGAGACCTACGTGATGGTCGGCGATCCCGCCGACGCCATCCTCGCCGACTACCACGCCTTCGGGGCCACCGCCTTCGACAGCGCGACCGCGCTCACCGACATGGTCGCGGAGGCGACCGACGCCAACAACAACCGGCCCGGCCTGACCTACCTGGAGCAGCTCGGCTACCTGCCCAGCGACGGAAGCTACGGCTGCTGCAACTTCTACGGCCCCGCCTCCACGACACTCGAGTACGACACGGCGGACTTCGCCGTCTCGGCCCTGGCCGGCGCGCTCGGCGACACCACAAATCAGACCGCCTTCGCCAACCGGGCGCAGGACTGGCGCAACCTGTTCCACGCCGGAACGGGGTTCATCCAGCCCCGTGACAAGTCGGGCTCGTGGACGGCGGGATTCTCCGCGACCTCGGGCAGCAACTTCGTCGAGGGCGACGCCTGGCAGTACACGCCGATGGTGCCGTTCAACGTGCACGGGCTGGCGACCGCGATGGGCGGCAACGCGGCGATGGCGAACTACCTCACCACCGACCTGTCCTCACTGACCGGCGCGAACGGCTACACCGACCTCGGCAACGAGCCCAGCCTGAACATCCCCTGGGAGTACGACTACATCGGCCGGCCCTACCTCACCCAGCAGGTCGTGCGGCAGGTCCAGGACCAGATCTGGACCGACAGCCCCTCGGGCCTGGCCGGCAACGACGACCTCGGCGAGATGAGCTCCTGGTACGTGTGGTCGGCCCTGGGGATGTACCCGGAGACACCCGGCACCTCCGACCTTGCACTCGGCAGCCCGCTGTTCACCCAGGCGGTCGTCACCCTGCCCAGCGGCAACACCTTGACGGTCAACGGCGACAACGCCGCCGACAACGCCCCCTATGTCCAGTCGGCCAGCTGGAACGGCTCGGCATGGAACAGCGCGGCCGCACCCACCGGCAGCATCACCAGCGGCGGCACGCTGACCTTCACCCTGGGCACCACGGCGAACTCCGCCTGGGCGTCCGCCGCATCCGCCGCACCCCCCTCCTACCCCGGCGCGCCCGGCTACACCAACACGGGAGTATCGGCCGACTCCGCCTCCTCGTCGGCCGACTTCGACGGAAGCGGCTACAGCTACTCCGCCGCCGCCCTGTCCGCCGCCGGAGTCAACCCGGGCTCCACGGTCAGTGCCGCCGGAACCTCCTTCACCTGGCCCGGAGCCGCAGCCGGGCAGCCCGACAACTACACCGCCAACGGCCAGACCGTCCCGATCTCGGGCACCGGGGCGATCTCCTTCCTCGGCTCCTCCAACAACGGCCCCTCCACCGGCACCGCCACCGTCGACTACACCGACGGCACCAGCCAGTCCATGGCCGTCTCCCTCTCCGACTGGACGCTGAACGGCGGCTCGGCCACACCGCTCTCCGGCAATACCACCGCAGTGACCGCCAGCTACCGCAACCATGCCGGCGCCTCCACCGACCCCGTGAAGACCTACGTCTTCGCGACCGCACCCGTGGCTCTGACCTCCGGCAAGACGGTCGCCGACGTCCGCCTGCCCTCCGACACCTCCAAGGGCGCTCTGCACATCTTCGCGATCGGGTTCACCACCGCGAGCGCCCCGCCGACCGGTGCGATCGTCTCCGGAGCGGGATCGAACCTGTGCGCCGACGACAACAACGGCGCCGCGTCCAACGGCAACCGGGTCCAGATCTGGGGCTGCAACGGGACCGCTGCCCAGCAGTGGACGGTCGAGTCCGACGGCACCGTGCGGGTGGTCGGCGGCTGCCTCGACGTCGCCTCCAGCGGCACCGCGAACGGCACCCTCGTCCAGTGGTACACGTGCAACGGCACCGGCGCGCAGCAGTGGAAACCGGGCGCGAACAGCTCGCTGATCAACCCCGAGTCCGGCAAGTGCCTGGACGACCCCGGCTCCTCCACCTCACCCGGCACCCAACTCCAGCTCTACACCTGCAACGGCACCGGCGCCCAGAACTGGACCCTGCCCTGA
- a CDS encoding carbohydrate kinase family protein — MISVVGEAVIDLVESPDGASAAHPGGSPANVAVGLGRLGVDVALLTRYGADPHGEMLARHLAGSRVRLLDDPVDDLPTSTALARPDANGVASYDFAIAWRFPQDPDPKVHPATACLHTGSIAATLLPGSTSVRALVERSRGRCTISYDPNCRPSLMGSPEQARPGIEALVALADVVKVSDEDLAWLHPGRGAADVAREWFALGPSLVIVTLGGEGSFGLCAAGPVERPALRVPVADTVGAGDAFTAGLLGALDRRGLLGADASGSLRRIASDELGHVLDEASLVSAITCTRPGADPPTVEELAAFGADQRGQESAARF; from the coding sequence ATGATCTCTGTCGTCGGCGAAGCCGTCATCGACCTGGTCGAGTCCCCCGACGGCGCGAGCGCCGCCCATCCCGGCGGCAGCCCCGCCAACGTCGCCGTGGGCCTGGGCCGCCTGGGCGTCGATGTCGCCCTGCTCACCCGCTACGGCGCCGACCCCCACGGCGAGATGCTGGCCCGGCACCTGGCCGGGAGCCGGGTCCGCCTCCTCGACGACCCGGTCGACGACCTGCCCACCAGCACCGCGCTCGCGCGCCCCGATGCGAACGGCGTCGCAAGCTACGACTTCGCCATCGCCTGGCGATTCCCGCAGGATCCCGATCCGAAGGTCCACCCCGCCACGGCGTGCCTGCACACCGGCTCGATCGCGGCGACGCTCCTGCCAGGCTCGACCTCGGTCCGCGCCCTGGTGGAGCGGTCCCGAGGCCGCTGCACGATCTCCTACGACCCCAACTGCCGCCCGTCACTGATGGGTTCGCCCGAACAGGCCCGGCCGGGGATCGAGGCTCTGGTCGCCCTCGCCGACGTGGTCAAGGTCAGCGACGAGGACCTCGCCTGGCTGCACCCGGGACGCGGCGCCGCCGACGTCGCCCGGGAATGGTTCGCCCTCGGCCCCTCCCTGGTCATCGTGACTTTGGGCGGCGAGGGCTCGTTCGGGCTCTGCGCCGCGGGCCCGGTCGAGCGGCCCGCCCTGCGGGTGCCGGTCGCCGACACGGTCGGCGCGGGTGACGCCTTCACGGCGGGCCTGCTCGGCGCCCTCGATCGCCGCGGGCTCCTCGGCGCCGACGCTTCCGGGTCACTGCGCCGGATCGCAAGCGACGAGCTGGGTCACGTGCTGGACGAGGCCTCTCTGGTCTCGGCCATCACCTGCACCCGGCCCGGCGCCGATCCGCCCACCGTCGAGGAGCTCGCGGCCTTCGGAGCCGATCAGCGCGGACAGGAATCCGCCGCGCGGTTCTGA
- a CDS encoding AGE family epimerase/isomerase has product MTSESIIDHVPAPTGMPGDAQWLVAEQNRLLGFARGARLPGGGFGWLDENGVVQGDGPVHTWITCRMTHVFALAHLLGDPDAAELVDHGLAALRGLLRDAEHGGWFTGVDREGRPRAGGKSAYAHAFVVLAASSAAAAGRPGAAELLAEALEVIEQHFWDEEAGLLVESFDPAWQWCESYRGANSNMHAVEAFLAAGDVTGQPVWHERALRICRFVVHEHARAANWRLVEHFDADWRPVLEYNDDHLDDPFRPFGATIGHWFEWARLMLALRASLPNPPAWMLEDAEALFDAAIRDGWHADGEPGFVYTVDWDGHPVVRARMHWVLAEAIGAAAVLHKATGNDEYQRWYQGLWQHAADFFLDREHGSWHHELTPDNRPAATVWPGKPDAYHAVQATLIPRLPAVPAMAEALRRSLA; this is encoded by the coding sequence ATGACCTCCGAATCCATCATCGACCACGTGCCCGCACCGACCGGCATGCCCGGCGACGCGCAGTGGCTGGTCGCGGAGCAGAACCGGCTGCTGGGCTTCGCCCGCGGGGCCCGGCTGCCGGGCGGAGGGTTCGGCTGGCTCGACGAGAACGGCGTCGTCCAGGGCGACGGCCCGGTGCACACGTGGATCACCTGCCGGATGACGCACGTCTTCGCCCTTGCCCACCTCCTCGGCGACCCGGACGCGGCCGAGCTGGTCGACCACGGACTGGCAGCGCTGCGCGGCCTGTTGCGCGACGCCGAGCACGGGGGCTGGTTCACCGGTGTGGACCGCGAGGGGCGTCCACGGGCCGGGGGCAAATCCGCCTACGCGCACGCCTTCGTCGTTCTCGCGGCCTCCAGCGCTGCGGCCGCCGGGCGGCCGGGGGCCGCCGAACTGCTGGCCGAGGCGCTGGAGGTGATCGAGCAGCACTTCTGGGACGAGGAGGCGGGCCTGCTCGTCGAGTCCTTCGACCCGGCCTGGCAGTGGTGCGAGTCCTACCGGGGCGCCAACAGCAACATGCACGCCGTCGAGGCCTTCCTCGCCGCCGGCGACGTGACCGGGCAGCCCGTCTGGCACGAACGGGCCCTGCGCATCTGCCGGTTCGTGGTCCACGAACACGCCCGCGCGGCGAACTGGCGCCTGGTCGAGCACTTCGACGCCGACTGGCGGCCGGTCCTGGAGTACAACGACGACCACCTCGACGACCCGTTCCGGCCCTTCGGCGCCACCATCGGCCACTGGTTCGAATGGGCCCGCCTCATGCTCGCCCTGCGCGCGAGCCTGCCCAACCCGCCTGCCTGGATGCTGGAGGACGCCGAGGCACTGTTCGACGCCGCGATCCGCGACGGCTGGCACGCCGACGGCGAGCCCGGATTCGTCTACACCGTCGACTGGGACGGCCACCCGGTGGTCCGGGCCCGAATGCACTGGGTCCTCGCCGAGGCGATCGGCGCCGCAGCCGTCCTGCACAAGGCGACCGGCAACGACGAATACCAGCGCTGGTACCAGGGCCTGTGGCAGCACGCCGCCGACTTCTTCCTCGACCGCGAGCACGGCAGCTGGCACCACGAGCTCACGCCGGACAACCGGCCCGCCGCGACCGTATGGCCCGGCAAGCCCGACGCCTACCACGCCGTCCAGGCCACCCTCATCCCGCGCCTGCCCGCCGTACCCGCGATGGCCGAGGCGCTGCGCCGCTCCCTGGCCTGA
- a CDS encoding LacI family DNA-binding transcriptional regulator, with protein sequence MPANAEQPISPTPARPTMKDVAATAGVGLKTVSRVVNGEHGVSEETSAKVLAAIQELGFRRNDGARLLRQGARTSSVGLVLEDLADPFYSSLSRAVEDVARAHGSLLLTGSSAEDATRERDVALDFCARRVDGLIVVPTSVDHGYLAPELAAGTAVVSVDRPMPGLEVDTVLADNRGGIADAVGHLLRQGHRRIGFIGDAPDIFTAAERLAAYRETMASAGLAVDETWIAMGKPDPIGIRFALDAMLSGPAPVTALICGNNRTTVAALRDLAPRPERPALIGFDDFELADMLPVPVTVVAQDPALMGRMAAELLFRRMRGEQAQVQRIVVPTRLIPRGSGEHQP encoded by the coding sequence ATGCCAGCCAACGCGGAACAGCCGATCTCCCCGACGCCCGCGCGTCCGACCATGAAGGACGTCGCGGCCACCGCGGGGGTCGGGCTCAAGACGGTGTCACGCGTGGTCAACGGCGAGCACGGGGTCAGCGAGGAGACCAGCGCCAAGGTCCTGGCGGCCATCCAGGAGTTGGGCTTCAGACGCAACGACGGCGCACGGCTGCTGCGCCAGGGCGCCCGTACCAGCTCCGTGGGCCTGGTCCTGGAGGACCTGGCCGACCCGTTCTACTCGTCGCTCAGCCGGGCCGTCGAGGACGTCGCGCGGGCGCACGGCTCGCTGCTGCTGACCGGCTCGTCGGCGGAGGACGCCACGCGGGAGCGGGACGTGGCGCTCGACTTCTGCGCCCGCCGCGTCGACGGACTGATCGTGGTGCCGACCTCCGTCGACCACGGCTACCTGGCACCGGAGTTGGCGGCGGGTACTGCGGTGGTGAGCGTGGACCGGCCGATGCCGGGCCTGGAGGTGGACACCGTCCTCGCCGACAACCGCGGCGGCATTGCGGACGCCGTGGGCCACCTGCTGCGCCAGGGTCACCGCCGTATCGGCTTCATCGGCGACGCCCCCGACATCTTCACCGCCGCCGAGCGCCTGGCCGCCTACCGCGAGACCATGGCCTCGGCCGGCCTCGCCGTCGACGAGACCTGGATCGCGATGGGCAAGCCGGACCCGATCGGGATCCGCTTCGCCCTGGACGCGATGCTCTCCGGGCCTGCCCCCGTGACCGCCCTGATCTGCGGAAACAATCGCACCACCGTCGCTGCCCTGCGCGACCTCGCTCCGCGCCCGGAGCGGCCGGCCCTGATCGGATTCGACGACTTCGAACTCGCCGACATGCTCCCCGTGCCGGTCACCGTCGTGGCCCAGGACCCCGCCCTGATGGGCCGCATGGCCGCCGAACTGCTGTTCCGCCGGATGCGCGGCGAGCAGGCGCAGGTCCAGCGGATCGTGGTCCCCACCCGGCTGATCCCCCGCGGTTCGGGCGAACACCAGCCCTGA
- a CDS encoding ATP-binding cassette domain-containing protein codes for MSEPLLEARGVVKQFGHVQALQGADFTAYAGEVVALIGDNGAGKSTLVNVLSGVIAPDKGEVLLGGVPVRFAGPQDAQRQGVETVYQDLSMAPDLDAPTNLHLGREILRGGLLGRLGVLDRPAMRTAAVKAFAELGVTLKDPTAPVATLSGGQRQSVAVARAVAFANKVIFMDEPTAALGVVQRARVLETVRRVAERGICVVLISHNMPEVLSVSDRVEVLRLGRRVASFKAADTSIEELVGAMTGSLDRDLENFAATGATRSTGSEGARNTEEAR; via the coding sequence GTGTCGGAGCCATTGCTGGAAGCACGCGGCGTGGTGAAACAGTTCGGCCACGTGCAGGCCCTGCAGGGGGCCGACTTCACCGCCTACGCCGGTGAGGTCGTCGCCCTGATCGGTGACAACGGCGCGGGCAAGTCCACGCTGGTCAATGTGCTGTCGGGGGTCATCGCCCCGGACAAGGGCGAGGTTCTCCTGGGCGGCGTGCCGGTGAGGTTCGCAGGCCCCCAGGACGCTCAGCGTCAGGGTGTGGAGACGGTCTATCAGGACCTCTCCATGGCACCGGATCTGGACGCGCCCACCAACCTCCACCTCGGCCGCGAGATCCTGCGCGGCGGACTGCTGGGGCGCCTCGGCGTCCTGGACCGGCCCGCGATGCGCACCGCGGCGGTCAAGGCCTTCGCCGAGCTCGGGGTGACCCTGAAGGATCCGACCGCGCCCGTGGCAACGTTGTCGGGCGGCCAACGTCAGTCCGTCGCGGTCGCCCGGGCCGTCGCCTTCGCCAACAAGGTCATCTTCATGGACGAGCCGACCGCGGCCCTTGGCGTCGTGCAGCGCGCCCGCGTCCTGGAGACCGTCCGCCGCGTCGCCGAGCGCGGCATCTGCGTGGTGCTCATCAGCCACAACATGCCCGAGGTGCTGTCGGTCTCCGACCGCGTCGAGGTGCTGCGGCTGGGCCGGCGGGTCGCCTCCTTCAAGGCCGCCGACACCAGCATCGAGGAACTCGTCGGCGCCATGACCGGCTCGCTCGACCGCGACCTGGAGAACTTCGCTGCCACCGGCGCCACCCGCTCCACCGGCTCCGAGGGCGCCCGCAACACGGAGGAAGCACGATGA
- a CDS encoding ABC transporter permease: protein MTTTTTEGVQQTGTPQQAPRSGIPPWLRKVASISEVWTFVILVALVAVFSTAAPGKFFTAYDLTQIAVNAAIYLVLGVGMTFVVITSGIDLSIGSVLVLAAVAAGEYNLHNGGPDANWTTVAVCIAIALVVGTLWGALQGRLVATGKVPPLIVTLGGLGTALGIAELITGGQDPAGAAASNLQNTLGYGKLFGIPWLVILAAAVTLVFGLVLTRTRFGTYTLAIGSNAAAGQRAGIRVGRHLVKVYALMGLLAGLGAVMWLASFGTTSIAGHSSDNLKVITAVVLGGTSLFGGRGSVLGTVIGVFIPAVLTTGLIVVGVQQYWQDVAVGIVLVAAVYVDQVRRKTRERV, encoded by the coding sequence ATGACCACCACCACGACCGAGGGCGTCCAGCAGACCGGCACCCCGCAGCAGGCCCCCAGGAGCGGCATCCCGCCGTGGCTGCGCAAGGTCGCCTCGATCAGCGAGGTGTGGACCTTCGTCATCCTGGTCGCCCTGGTCGCGGTCTTCTCGACAGCCGCCCCCGGCAAGTTCTTCACCGCCTACGACCTCACCCAGATCGCCGTGAACGCGGCCATCTACCTGGTCCTCGGCGTCGGCATGACCTTTGTCGTCATCACCTCCGGCATCGACCTGTCCATCGGCTCCGTCCTGGTACTCGCCGCGGTCGCCGCCGGTGAGTACAACCTCCACAACGGCGGACCGGACGCGAACTGGACCACGGTCGCTGTCTGCATCGCCATCGCCCTCGTCGTAGGCACGCTGTGGGGCGCACTGCAGGGCCGGCTGGTCGCGACCGGCAAGGTGCCGCCGCTCATCGTCACCCTCGGCGGACTGGGCACCGCGCTCGGCATCGCCGAGCTGATCACCGGCGGGCAGGACCCGGCCGGTGCTGCCGCCTCCAACCTGCAGAACACCCTCGGCTACGGCAAGCTCTTCGGCATCCCGTGGCTCGTGATCCTCGCCGCCGCCGTCACCCTGGTCTTCGGCCTCGTGCTCACCCGCACCCGCTTCGGCACCTACACCCTCGCCATCGGCTCCAACGCGGCCGCCGGACAGCGCGCCGGCATCCGGGTGGGCCGGCACCTGGTCAAGGTGTACGCGCTGATGGGCCTGCTGGCCGGACTCGGCGCGGTGATGTGGCTCGCCTCCTTCGGAACCACCTCCATCGCCGGCCACTCCAGCGACAACCTCAAGGTCATCACCGCCGTCGTCCTGGGCGGCACCAGTCTTTTCGGCGGACGCGGCAGCGTGCTCGGCACCGTCATCGGCGTCTTCATCCCCGCCGTGCTGACCACCGGTCTGATCGTCGTCGGCGTCCAGCAGTACTGGCAGGACGTGGCGGTCGGCATCGTCCTGGTCGCCGCCGTCTACGTCGACCAGGTGCGTCGCAAGACCCGCGAACGCGTGTGA